A single window of Candidatus Rhabdochlamydia oedothoracis DNA harbors:
- a CDS encoding adenylosuccinate synthase, with the protein MSSMIVVGAQWGDEGKGKVTDLLAKSADFVVRAQGGNNAGHTILIGSQELRFHLIPSGILHPNTHCLITGGTVIDPGSFLEEVDCLRKEGIDFADRLWLSNYAHVIFPYHKLLDKLYESRKKDRAIGTTGKGIGPCYADRSSRIGIRLAEFVRPDILRKRLQANLFSKNQELQIIFQQEPLLLDSLLEECHQLAAKLKPFIAPVEEWIAEALKMGKKVLFEGAQGTLLDNNFGSYPYVTSSSTIAAGVIAGAGIGPTKIDHVLGVVKTYTTRVGEGPLPTAFTEKEQKMFVASKVREIGTTTGRTRRMGWFDACLVRYSARLNGLDSMALTKLDVLDTLDEIKICTHYRLDGVTLESPPALIEDLARVEPIYEVLEGWRKETSQVPSYEELPEKAIYYLKRISELIDVPISMISLGPDRKSTLFLHQFFKK; encoded by the coding sequence ATGTCTAGCATGATTGTGGTAGGGGCTCAATGGGGAGATGAGGGAAAAGGAAAAGTCACCGACCTATTAGCAAAATCAGCCGACTTTGTGGTTAGAGCTCAAGGAGGGAACAATGCAGGACATACCATTTTAATAGGTTCTCAAGAGCTTCGATTTCATTTAATTCCATCGGGTATTTTACATCCTAATACACATTGTCTGATCACAGGTGGTACTGTGATCGATCCAGGTTCTTTTTTAGAAGAAGTGGATTGTTTAAGAAAAGAAGGGATTGATTTTGCGGATCGGTTGTGGCTGTCTAATTATGCGCATGTGATTTTTCCCTATCATAAGCTACTAGACAAGTTGTATGAGAGTCGAAAGAAAGATCGAGCCATTGGAACCACGGGAAAAGGGATTGGACCTTGTTATGCGGACAGATCTAGCCGAATAGGAATTCGATTAGCAGAATTTGTGCGACCAGATATTTTAAGAAAAAGGTTACAGGCCAATCTTTTTTCAAAAAATCAAGAATTACAAATCATTTTTCAACAAGAGCCGCTACTATTGGATTCTTTATTAGAGGAATGTCATCAACTAGCTGCCAAGTTAAAACCTTTTATAGCGCCTGTTGAAGAGTGGATTGCTGAAGCCCTCAAAATGGGAAAGAAAGTGTTGTTTGAAGGAGCTCAGGGTACTCTTTTAGATAACAATTTTGGCTCTTATCCATATGTAACTTCTTCTAGCACGATTGCAGCAGGTGTTATTGCAGGGGCGGGAATTGGTCCAACGAAGATCGACCATGTTCTTGGCGTGGTAAAAACATACACAACGCGTGTAGGCGAAGGGCCTCTGCCAACTGCTTTTACAGAAAAAGAACAGAAAATGTTTGTTGCATCTAAAGTGCGTGAAATAGGAACAACAACTGGAAGAACAAGGCGCATGGGTTGGTTCGATGCCTGTTTGGTTCGTTATTCTGCAAGGTTAAATGGGCTCGATTCAATGGCTTTAACCAAATTGGATGTTTTAGATACATTAGATGAGATTAAAATTTGTACTCACTATCGCTTAGATGGGGTTACTTTGGAATCTCCTCCTGCTTTAATTGAAGATCTAGCACGAGTTGAGCCTATATATGAAGTGCTAGAAGGATGGAGAAAAGAAACATCTCAAGTTCCCTCTTATGAGGAGCTGCCAGAAAAAGCTATTTATTATCTTAAGCGAATTTCAGAATTAATAGATGTGCCCATTAGTATGATCTCATTAGGGCCTGATCGAAAGAGTACTCTTTTTTTACACCAATTCTTTAAAAAATAA
- a CDS encoding isoprenyl transferase yields MQMLNVPESALEDSLIIDKNILPKHVAIIMDGNRRWAKKNGLPNMMGHWQGAKTIIDIVTAAIKWNIKALTVFAFSTENWQRSQQEIDNLMYLCKIYLRRFCFKMIKEQVRLQTIGDLTKIPKDVYKTICDVKKATENGNRIDLVLAINYGGRDDIKRALVNIVEDVQSGLLSRSEINEQLIAQYLDTSYWPDPDLLIRTSGEKRQSNFLLWQLSYSEFYHTEVLWPDFSEKELIKALYQFQQRQRRFGGL; encoded by the coding sequence ATGCAGATGTTAAATGTTCCAGAAAGCGCTTTGGAAGATTCTTTAATTATAGATAAAAATATACTCCCAAAGCATGTTGCAATTATCATGGATGGGAATAGAAGGTGGGCTAAAAAAAACGGCTTGCCTAATATGATGGGACATTGGCAAGGTGCTAAAACCATCATTGATATTGTAACCGCTGCAATTAAATGGAATATAAAAGCATTAACGGTTTTTGCTTTTTCTACAGAAAATTGGCAAAGATCGCAGCAAGAAATAGATAATTTAATGTATCTATGTAAAATTTATTTGCGTAGATTTTGTTTTAAAATGATTAAAGAACAAGTGCGGTTGCAGACAATTGGAGATCTTACTAAAATACCAAAAGATGTTTATAAAACCATATGTGATGTAAAGAAAGCAACCGAAAATGGGAACCGAATTGATTTAGTATTAGCTATCAATTATGGTGGTAGAGATGACATTAAAAGAGCTCTTGTTAATATCGTAGAGGATGTTCAAAGTGGGCTTTTGAGCAGATCTGAAATTAATGAGCAACTAATTGCTCAATATTTAGATACTTCTTACTGGCCTGATCCAGATCTTCTCATTCGTACAAGTGGAGAAAAAAGACAAAGCAATTTTTTGCTTTGGCAACTTTCTTATAGCGAGTTTTATCACACAGAAGTGTTGTGGCCAGATTTTTCTGAAAAAGAGCTAATAAAAGCTTTATATCAATTTCAACAACGTCAAAGGCGATTTGGAGGCCTATGA
- a CDS encoding phosphatidate cytidylyltransferase, producing MADLSSRLMTSISIGVCVATLIIFSPLPFVSLLLMFFVAGISATGVWEYAQLAIAKKKRPATRLMMAIAILEVIALYIYLVFVDLPQLPILVVALGVIAFFIHRFKRVIGALNEIAIEFFGIVYVAVPLSLILGVLYPNPHHGFPQEGRWWLLYLIVVTKITDVGAYFVGRLWGKNKLCPSLSPQKTVEGAIAGFIGAVCASIAIHKLAVYMQAEWFHLSFSESIWLGMLIGILGQVGDLAESLLKRDAVVKDSNVLPGLGGVLDMVDSLLFTTPILYFFLRMH from the coding sequence ATGGCAGATTTAAGCTCTAGGCTAATGACCTCTATTTCAATAGGGGTTTGTGTCGCAACATTAATTATTTTTTCCCCTTTGCCTTTTGTTAGTCTTTTACTTATGTTCTTTGTAGCCGGAATTTCTGCTACTGGGGTTTGGGAATATGCGCAATTAGCTATTGCTAAAAAAAAGCGTCCAGCCACGCGATTAATGATGGCTATAGCAATTTTGGAAGTAATTGCTTTATATATATATCTGGTTTTTGTAGACCTTCCTCAACTGCCCATTTTAGTTGTGGCATTAGGTGTTATTGCTTTTTTTATACACCGTTTTAAAAGAGTAATAGGGGCTTTAAATGAGATTGCCATCGAATTTTTTGGAATTGTTTATGTAGCGGTGCCTTTGAGCTTAATCTTAGGAGTCCTTTATCCCAACCCTCATCATGGGTTTCCTCAGGAAGGGCGTTGGTGGCTTTTGTATTTAATTGTTGTCACCAAAATTACCGATGTAGGTGCTTATTTTGTAGGAAGACTTTGGGGAAAAAATAAATTGTGTCCTTCTTTAAGTCCTCAGAAAACAGTAGAAGGAGCAATTGCTGGATTTATTGGTGCTGTTTGTGCAAGCATAGCTATTCATAAACTAGCGGTTTATATGCAAGCAGAGTGGTTCCACCTTTCTTTTTCAGAGTCAATATGGCTTGGGATGTTAATTGGAATATTAGGGCAAGTAGGAGATTTAGCAGAATCTCTTTTAAAAAGAGATGCCGTTGTTAAAGATAGCAATGTTTTGCCTGGATTGGGGGGTGTGTTAGATATGGTAGACTCTTTACTCTTTACTACGCCTATTTTATATTTCTTTTTGCGGATGCATTAA
- the cmk gene encoding (d)CMP kinase, whose protein sequence is MIITIDGPAATGKTSVSRQVAERLHFTYFDTGAMYRAFTWFFLKSQIAIEQIEKMQKLVDQFSFRIETKEHSKRYFVGDKDVTEEIRSYLVTSHVSEVSAIDCVRSKLLDIQRQCAARGDFVFEGRDLGTVVFPQAEIKIFLTANPRIRAERRLAELLAQYPQEELELAKQSVLADLLKRDHYDSTRSNAPLKCSPDAYKIDASILTLNEVVDQIIQLIAEKYPEKIP, encoded by the coding sequence ATGATCATTACTATTGATGGCCCTGCAGCAACAGGCAAAACAAGCGTTTCAAGACAAGTAGCTGAAAGATTGCATTTTACGTATTTTGACACAGGTGCTATGTATCGAGCATTTACTTGGTTTTTTCTTAAATCTCAAATTGCAATTGAACAAATAGAAAAGATGCAAAAACTAGTTGATCAATTCTCTTTTAGAATAGAAACAAAAGAGCACAGTAAAAGATATTTTGTAGGAGATAAAGATGTAACAGAAGAGATCAGGTCGTATCTTGTTACTTCTCATGTATCGGAAGTATCTGCTATAGATTGTGTTCGCTCTAAATTATTGGACATTCAAAGACAATGTGCTGCTCGGGGAGATTTTGTTTTTGAAGGTAGAGATTTGGGAACGGTTGTTTTTCCTCAAGCTGAAATTAAAATTTTTTTAACAGCTAATCCACGCATTCGAGCAGAAAGGCGTCTAGCTGAATTATTAGCCCAGTATCCTCAAGAAGAGCTGGAGCTAGCTAAACAATCTGTGCTAGCGGACTTATTAAAAAGAGATCATTATGATTCTACTCGATCAAATGCTCCCTTAAAATGTTCACCAGATGCATATAAAATTGATGCCTCTATATTGACTTTAAATGAAGTGGTTGATCAAATCATTCAATTGATCGCAGAAAAATATCCTGAAAAAATTCCATGA
- a CDS encoding lysophospholipid acyltransferase family protein, protein MIKPSWASDNSLSFLYRIVVFFTWLFFKILYRHKIYGLKHVYKGAAIIAANHTSFYDPPILAISWPQEVHFLARESLFKYALFGPFIRKLNSHPVQGDTSNSRAFKAIQELLASGKKVILFPEGTRAYEDQLGELKSGVAFLVFRSQIAVIPTYIHGTFSIWNRGRKLPKLWGKTACVFGTPISYEAFQGLDKKQAQKALKERLAESIQNLRTWYERGAEGDPP, encoded by the coding sequence ATGATAAAACCTAGTTGGGCATCTGATAATTCTCTTTCTTTTCTCTATCGCATAGTAGTATTTTTTACCTGGTTATTCTTTAAAATTCTTTATCGACATAAGATATATGGACTAAAACATGTATATAAAGGAGCTGCAATTATTGCAGCGAATCATACATCTTTTTACGATCCCCCTATTTTAGCTATTTCATGGCCACAAGAAGTGCATTTTTTAGCAAGAGAGAGCTTATTTAAATATGCTTTATTTGGCCCCTTTATTCGAAAATTGAACTCCCATCCCGTGCAAGGGGATACGAGTAATAGTAGAGCATTTAAAGCTATCCAAGAGCTTTTAGCATCTGGAAAAAAAGTGATTCTCTTTCCAGAGGGAACAAGAGCTTATGAGGATCAATTGGGAGAATTAAAATCCGGAGTTGCTTTTTTAGTCTTTCGTTCTCAAATAGCTGTAATTCCTACTTATATTCATGGGACGTTTTCCATTTGGAATCGGGGAAGAAAGCTACCTAAATTATGGGGGAAAACGGCTTGTGTATTTGGCACCCCAATTTCTTACGAAGCATTTCAAGGCCTTGATAAAAAACAAGCGCAAAAAGCTCTTAAAGAGCGTCTAGCTGAATCTATACAAAATTTACGTACCTGGTATGAGAGAGGAGCTGAAGGAGACCCTCCTTAA
- the trxA gene encoding thioredoxin — protein sequence MSEFIKEILENDFDRETSQGAVLVDFFADWCGPCRQLTPILEEVAKEVKEVNFFKINIDAAQEVAARLEITSIPTLVLFYKGKEVDRVVGLIEADDLKTFLAKAK from the coding sequence ATGAGTGAATTCATAAAAGAAATATTGGAAAACGACTTTGATAGAGAAACAAGCCAAGGAGCTGTATTGGTTGATTTTTTTGCCGATTGGTGTGGACCTTGTCGACAACTGACTCCTATTCTAGAGGAAGTGGCTAAAGAAGTAAAAGAGGTGAACTTTTTTAAGATAAACATTGATGCTGCTCAAGAAGTAGCTGCTCGTTTAGAGATTACTTCTATTCCTACGTTGGTTTTATTCTATAAGGGAAAAGAAGTAGATCGAGTTGTTGGTTTAATAGAAGCAGATGATCTAAAAACATTTCTTGCAAAAGCCAAGTAA
- a CDS encoding cation:dicarboxylate symporter family transporter yields MRLFKISLAFQMAIATVFGILFGLFLGDLCDVFASYASAYIKLLKVTAIPYLIGAIIHGVGQLSSAQGKLIVKRGIFFISLAWTINILMIYTVSHLFPLSSSPQTSGYISSDTPHLNFAELLIPDNIFYDLTNNIVPAIVIFSLLIGIALIHLKEKDVIMNGLQNLVSALTRITAWIARITPIGTFLIISNQVGTIQLSTVKQVSTYIILYLLGTCSIIFWIFPRLTSMLTSIPAYKWLQQTLPILVLAYTTNVVIVCLPYIIELLKKETAIIDPTDEKAQTQIQGTVSVVFNLPLGALFITLFVFFISIFYGLPLGFSSQIELFVTTFLTNLGSVGLGSWINSLTFILDSLGLPINAINLYLTTLPFTSGFQSMLSAMQITSLSLFITLSCRNMLLFRWNRIISKTFFTLLPMVLLFLVLKSFNPLPTIKNEAKSIYELTITSTIPVKVYKTIPPSNPFEGDAFDHILSTKTLRVGYYPNVAPFCFYNVNNHLVGYDIAFAYELAYDLGCKLELVPLSYNNVISDIEGKKYDIAMSALSMNEKRLRNLSFTKSDLDARLILITEEKMRKKFSSMEKILNNPDLKIAALKGSSYEQVAHEFFSNDRIIYLDHFEEFTVKGKQVALLWEEKQALAWILKHRNYRIVIPSPAIGIDTLGYAINADSPKFLNYLNQWLELKNNQGFTEKQYDLWVKGKTEIAAPQEKRWSIVRDVLHWIK; encoded by the coding sequence ATGCGTTTATTTAAGATTTCTTTAGCTTTCCAAATGGCAATCGCCACAGTGTTTGGGATTCTTTTTGGCCTATTCCTGGGCGATTTATGCGATGTCTTTGCCTCTTATGCATCTGCATACATTAAACTCCTCAAAGTTACAGCTATCCCTTATTTAATTGGGGCTATTATCCATGGAGTAGGACAGTTAAGCTCTGCTCAAGGTAAATTAATTGTAAAGCGCGGTATCTTTTTTATTAGTTTAGCTTGGACCATTAATATTTTAATGATTTACACGGTCTCTCATTTATTTCCCCTTTCTAGCAGTCCTCAAACATCTGGTTATATCTCTAGCGATACACCTCATTTGAACTTTGCTGAATTGCTCATTCCCGACAATATTTTTTACGATCTAACCAATAACATTGTTCCAGCTATCGTAATCTTTTCTCTTCTGATTGGAATTGCATTGATCCACCTCAAAGAAAAAGATGTAATTATGAATGGTTTACAAAATTTAGTAAGTGCACTAACACGAATTACGGCTTGGATTGCTCGGATTACACCGATTGGAACTTTTTTAATTATATCCAACCAAGTAGGGACGATTCAACTTTCTACCGTTAAGCAAGTTAGCACTTATATAATCTTATACCTTTTAGGAACATGTTCGATTATATTTTGGATTTTTCCCAGACTTACAAGTATGTTAACCTCTATTCCTGCTTATAAATGGCTACAACAAACTCTTCCTATTTTGGTGCTTGCTTATACGACAAATGTAGTCATTGTTTGTTTGCCCTATATCATTGAATTGCTCAAAAAAGAAACAGCCATTATTGATCCTACCGACGAAAAAGCTCAAACACAAATACAAGGGACTGTGTCTGTTGTTTTCAATCTACCCCTAGGAGCTCTTTTCATTACCTTATTTGTATTTTTTATATCTATTTTTTATGGTTTGCCATTAGGTTTTTCTTCTCAAATTGAATTATTCGTAACTACATTTTTGACAAACTTAGGCTCGGTCGGACTAGGCTCGTGGATTAATAGTTTAACTTTCATTCTAGATTCCTTAGGCTTGCCGATTAATGCGATTAACTTGTATTTGACGACCCTCCCCTTTACCTCTGGATTTCAGTCCATGTTATCTGCCATGCAAATTACTTCTCTTTCTTTATTCATCACCCTTTCTTGTCGTAATATGCTGCTTTTTAGGTGGAATAGAATAATCAGTAAAACTTTTTTCACTCTACTTCCTATGGTTCTACTATTTCTTGTCCTTAAATCTTTTAATCCTTTACCAACTATTAAAAATGAAGCTAAAAGCATCTACGAACTAACAATTACCTCTACCATTCCCGTAAAGGTCTACAAAACGATTCCTCCCTCAAATCCTTTTGAAGGGGATGCTTTTGATCACATTTTATCTACTAAAACTTTAAGAGTGGGTTATTATCCCAATGTAGCCCCCTTTTGTTTTTATAATGTAAATAATCATTTAGTCGGATACGACATAGCCTTTGCTTATGAACTAGCTTACGACCTTGGCTGTAAATTAGAATTAGTGCCTCTTTCTTACAACAATGTCATTTCCGATATAGAAGGGAAGAAATACGATATTGCTATGTCTGCACTAAGCATGAACGAAAAAAGACTTAGAAACCTTTCTTTTACTAAATCTGATCTAGATGCAAGATTGATTTTGATTACAGAAGAAAAAATGCGTAAAAAATTTTCCTCCATGGAAAAAATTCTTAACAATCCTGATCTAAAAATTGCTGCACTTAAAGGATCTTCTTATGAGCAAGTAGCCCATGAGTTCTTTTCTAATGACAGGATTATTTATTTGGATCACTTTGAGGAATTCACTGTAAAAGGAAAGCAGGTAGCTTTGCTATGGGAAGAAAAACAAGCCCTTGCATGGATTTTAAAACACCGCAATTACCGTATTGTGATTCCAAGTCCTGCAATTGGAATAGATACTTTAGGCTATGCTATTAATGCAGACAGTCCTAAGTTTCTCAACTATCTCAACCAATGGTTAGAACTAAAAAACAATCAAGGATTTACGGAAAAGCAATACGATCTTTGGGTTAAAGGCAAAACAGAAATTGCAGCTCCCCAAGAAAAACGCTGGTCTATTGTTCGAGATGTACTACATTGGATTAAGTAG
- a CDS encoding FKBP-type peptidyl-prolyl cis-trans isomerase, whose protein sequence is MKSKKYLLLACALFMTQAALCQESPPGRSAIHHDEIEKLSRAFGHLIGKNLIQQDLEKNGKVKLDLAQVIKGLQEAADGKESPMTENECVEAIVAAKELAFEQESKENLEKAETFLKKNAIDAAVVSIENGKVQYRIEKTGTGEAIQSHFSPLVHYKGQFLDGSVFNDSNEEVLFLDEIITGLRLGLIGMKEGEKRTIYIHPDFAYKMHHNLPPNSLLTFEIEVVQANASYNSLSSKENIHPMEIAEPKTDIR, encoded by the coding sequence ATGAAGTCAAAAAAATATCTCTTATTAGCTTGTGCTCTATTTATGACGCAAGCTGCCCTTTGTCAAGAAAGCCCTCCTGGCAGATCAGCTATTCACCACGATGAAATTGAAAAGCTTTCTCGAGCTTTTGGGCATCTGATTGGGAAAAATTTGATTCAACAAGACTTAGAAAAGAATGGTAAAGTCAAACTTGATCTAGCACAGGTTATCAAAGGATTGCAAGAAGCTGCAGATGGGAAAGAATCCCCTATGACAGAAAATGAGTGTGTAGAAGCAATTGTTGCTGCTAAAGAACTAGCATTTGAGCAAGAATCTAAAGAAAATTTAGAAAAAGCAGAAACCTTCCTCAAAAAAAATGCAATAGATGCAGCGGTGGTAAGTATAGAAAATGGCAAGGTTCAATATCGTATAGAGAAAACAGGCACTGGAGAAGCAATCCAGTCTCATTTTTCTCCTTTGGTGCACTATAAAGGACAATTTCTCGATGGTTCTGTTTTTAATGATTCTAATGAAGAAGTGCTTTTTCTCGATGAAATTATTACGGGCCTGCGCTTAGGTTTAATTGGTATGAAAGAAGGAGAAAAACGCACTATCTACATTCACCCTGATTTTGCTTATAAGATGCATCATAACCTTCCTCCTAACTCTCTTTTGACTTTTGAAATAGAAGTTGTTCAAGCAAATGCTTCTTATAATTCTCTTTCTTCAAAAGAAAATATACACCCTATGGAAATCGCTGAGCCCAAAACAGATATACGTTAG
- the aspS gene encoding aspartate--tRNA ligase: protein MFDYRRTHTCGELRSSHIGKIVTLSGWIHRRRDHGGIIFIDLRDRFGLTQLVFDPKTISEELFDQASRLRSEWVISVKGQVIARTEKMINPKLPTGELEIYVKELEILSSSKTPPFSICDEDIEVNEELRLKYRYLDIRRGLVAHNLLLRHQLMLTTRNFMSEQGFVEISTPILGKSTPEGARDYLVPSRIYPGNFYALPQSPQIFKQLLMISGMDRYFQIAPCFRDEDLRSDRQPEFTQIDLEMSFGKPEDIMSIIEELMTKIIQIVSPNTSSISFPKMSYKDCLESYGTDHPDLRFKMPLVRLDDIIEQSEFTVLREQLAQKGCIKAVLVKNGAELSRREIETYTQFVSLFGVSGLAWMKCQSESLSSNITKFFSSELLTDLKNRMQCEIGDLILIAGGEEARINQGLDHLRRKIAKERNLIDPSNMHFAWVTDFPLLRWNTDERRIESEHHPFTSPHSEDLEILNTDPLKVRALTYDLVLNGYEIGGGSQRIHNSELQNKIFEILHLSKNVIQEKFGFFVEALEYGAPPHLGFAFGLDRILMILAKTENIRDVIAFPKTQKASDLMIQTPAKVEKKQLNDLKVQIEPIEIIWT, encoded by the coding sequence ATGTTTGACTATCGCAGAACACACACTTGTGGAGAATTAAGATCCTCTCATATAGGTAAAATCGTCACTCTATCCGGATGGATACATCGCAGGCGTGATCATGGAGGTATCATCTTCATCGATCTTAGAGATCGCTTTGGCTTAACCCAACTCGTTTTTGATCCTAAAACCATTTCCGAAGAGCTTTTTGATCAGGCATCGCGTTTACGTAGCGAATGGGTTATTTCTGTTAAAGGTCAAGTAATCGCGCGCACTGAAAAAATGATTAATCCTAAACTCCCCACAGGTGAGTTAGAAATCTACGTAAAAGAATTAGAGATCTTATCTTCTTCTAAGACACCTCCTTTTTCTATTTGTGATGAGGATATCGAGGTAAATGAAGAGCTTCGGCTTAAATATCGTTATCTAGATATCAGAAGAGGGTTAGTTGCCCATAATTTATTACTGCGCCATCAATTGATGTTAACCACCCGCAATTTTATGAGTGAGCAGGGATTTGTCGAAATTTCAACACCCATTCTAGGGAAATCCACTCCAGAAGGAGCCCGTGATTATCTTGTACCTTCTAGAATCTATCCGGGTAATTTTTATGCATTACCTCAATCACCTCAAATATTCAAACAATTATTGATGATATCTGGCATGGATCGCTATTTTCAGATCGCTCCTTGTTTTCGCGATGAAGACCTTCGCTCTGATAGACAGCCTGAATTTACCCAAATCGATCTTGAAATGAGTTTTGGGAAACCAGAAGATATCATGAGCATTATTGAAGAATTAATGACTAAGATCATTCAAATTGTTTCACCTAATACCTCATCGATTTCCTTCCCTAAAATGAGTTATAAAGACTGTTTGGAAAGCTATGGAACCGATCATCCAGATCTGCGCTTTAAAATGCCTCTTGTGCGTCTTGACGACATCATAGAACAGAGCGAATTTACCGTTCTACGCGAGCAGCTAGCGCAAAAAGGTTGTATCAAAGCTGTTTTGGTAAAAAATGGAGCAGAGTTATCACGCCGCGAAATAGAAACCTATACACAATTTGTTTCTTTATTTGGCGTCAGTGGCTTAGCTTGGATGAAGTGTCAATCTGAGAGCTTAAGCTCAAACATTACTAAGTTCTTTTCCTCTGAACTATTAACAGACCTAAAAAACCGCATGCAATGTGAGATAGGCGATTTGATTTTAATAGCAGGAGGAGAAGAGGCAAGAATCAACCAAGGCCTAGATCATCTTCGCAGAAAAATTGCAAAAGAAAGAAATTTAATAGATCCATCTAATATGCATTTTGCTTGGGTCACAGATTTTCCACTGCTTCGTTGGAATACGGATGAAAGGCGCATAGAAAGCGAGCATCATCCTTTCACCTCTCCTCACTCTGAAGATCTTGAAATACTAAATACAGATCCATTAAAAGTGCGTGCTCTGACTTATGATCTTGTGCTAAATGGGTATGAAATTGGAGGAGGGTCTCAGAGAATTCACAATAGCGAATTACAAAATAAAATATTTGAAATTCTTCATTTATCTAAAAATGTCATTCAAGAAAAGTTTGGTTTTTTTGTAGAGGCTCTGGAATATGGGGCCCCTCCTCATCTAGGATTTGCTTTTGGGTTAGATCGCATATTAATGATTTTAGCAAAAACAGAAAATATTAGAGATGTGATTGCTTTTCCCAAGACCCAAAAAGCTAGTGATTTAATGATCCAAACTCCTGCAAAAGTAGAAAAAAAACAACTAAATGACTTAAAAGTTCAAATAGAACCTATTGAAATCATTTGGACATAA
- the hisS gene encoding histidine--tRNA ligase — protein sequence MKYPIVKGTFDILPQETKEEDLWKESHRWTYIEQILREEAIKHGFREIRTPIFERTELFERGVGASSDIVSKEMYTFLDRKGRSLSLRPEGTAPVVRAFISDHLYQTPGIHKFFYIGPMFRYERPQAGRYRQLHQFGVEAIGTMHPYQDVELIDLMYQIYQRLGLKNLSISINSVGDNSSRMAYQAALLSYLTPHKDQLSEDSQIRLKKNVLRVLDSKLDQDQKILKNAPLISKYLSKEAKEHFQIVLHELNQLKIPYQVEPRLVRGLDYYSNTVFEITSEQLAAQNAVGAGGRYDGLIADLGGPNLPAAGFAIGLERLLQTMLKQEAFFPGPLKPNLFLIPMNNQATQLAFKLTTQLKHKNIAAQMDLSGKKIQHGLQLANLLQATAIAVIGDEEIHSGKITCKKLATRESHTFSIQHLIDNLKGWLNV from the coding sequence ATGAAATACCCAATTGTAAAAGGAACTTTCGATATTCTGCCACAGGAGACAAAAGAAGAAGACCTTTGGAAGGAATCTCATCGATGGACCTACATAGAGCAGATTTTACGTGAAGAAGCTATAAAACATGGCTTTAGAGAAATTCGTACTCCGATTTTTGAGCGCACAGAACTATTTGAACGAGGCGTTGGAGCGTCCTCTGATATCGTATCAAAGGAGATGTATACCTTTTTAGACCGCAAAGGACGTTCTTTGAGTTTAAGACCAGAGGGGACAGCTCCTGTAGTGCGCGCTTTCATTAGTGATCATCTCTATCAAACACCGGGTATTCACAAATTTTTTTATATCGGACCTATGTTTCGCTATGAAAGGCCACAAGCAGGGCGCTATCGGCAGCTACATCAATTTGGTGTGGAAGCAATCGGTACAATGCATCCTTATCAAGATGTAGAATTAATAGACCTAATGTATCAAATTTATCAGAGACTGGGGTTGAAAAACCTATCTATTTCTATTAATTCTGTCGGTGATAACTCATCTCGCATGGCTTATCAAGCAGCTTTGTTATCATATCTTACACCTCATAAAGATCAATTATCAGAAGATAGTCAAATAAGGCTTAAAAAAAACGTCTTGCGCGTTCTAGATTCTAAGCTAGATCAAGATCAGAAAATCTTGAAAAATGCACCTTTAATTAGCAAATACTTAAGCAAAGAGGCAAAAGAGCATTTTCAAATAGTATTACATGAATTAAATCAACTAAAGATCCCTTACCAGGTGGAACCAAGGCTTGTTCGTGGATTAGATTACTATAGCAATACTGTATTTGAAATCACCTCAGAACAGCTAGCAGCCCAAAATGCTGTTGGAGCTGGCGGACGCTATGATGGGCTAATAGCAGATTTGGGTGGTCCTAACTTACCAGCTGCAGGATTTGCTATAGGATTAGAGCGCTTATTGCAAACGATGTTAAAACAAGAAGCTTTCTTTCCAGGTCCTTTAAAACCGAATCTTTTCTTAATACCCATGAACAATCAGGCTACTCAATTAGCCTTTAAGCTGACAACGCAACTTAAACATAAAAATATTGCTGCACAAATGGATTTAAGCGGTAAAAAAATTCAACACGGTTTGCAGCTTGCAAATCTACTCCAAGCAACCGCTATTGCAGTGATTGGAGATGAGGAAATCCATTCAGGAAAAATCACTTGTAAAAAATTAGCAACGCGTGAATCTCACACTTTTTCAATTCAACATTTAATCGATAATCTTAAAGGATGGCTTAATGTTTGA